A single Anatilimnocola floriformis DNA region contains:
- a CDS encoding MEDS domain-containing protein, with protein sequence MNAATREPIRLAGSTLKHSGHVCAFFNSKEEQYRVLMPFIKDGIEQGDKSFHIVDPKQRPQHVRQLQEEGIDVAAAEARGQLEVFPWEEAHVQDGRFDQFRMLDLVKDAIAKQAPDQVTRFVGNMEWALEDLPGVHDLLEYETRLNLFLPQYRDPVVCCYDLSRFDASTVLDIMRTHPMVIIGGILQENPFYVPPDEMLKELHERKAA encoded by the coding sequence ATGAACGCAGCAACACGCGAGCCCATTCGGCTTGCTGGGTCGACCCTCAAGCACTCCGGCCATGTATGTGCCTTCTTCAATTCAAAAGAAGAGCAATACCGAGTGCTGATGCCCTTCATCAAGGATGGCATCGAGCAAGGTGATAAGTCGTTTCACATCGTCGATCCTAAGCAGCGGCCACAACATGTCCGCCAACTGCAGGAAGAAGGAATCGACGTAGCCGCCGCCGAAGCCCGTGGCCAACTCGAAGTTTTTCCCTGGGAAGAAGCCCACGTCCAAGATGGTCGCTTCGATCAGTTCCGCATGCTCGACTTGGTGAAAGACGCGATCGCCAAACAGGCCCCCGACCAGGTCACGCGATTCGTCGGCAACATGGAGTGGGCGCTGGAAGATCTGCCCGGCGTGCATGATTTGTTGGAGTACGAGACTCGGCTGAATTTGTTTCTACCGCAATATCGCGATCCCGTTGTTTGTTGCTACGACTTGTCGCGCTTTGATGCGAGCACCGTCCTCGATATCATGCGCACGCACCCGATGGTGATCATCGGCGGCATTTTGCAAGAAAATCCGTTCTACGTGCCGCCCGACGAGATGCTCAAAGAGCTGCACGAGCGGAAAGCCGCGTAA
- a CDS encoding DUF1295 domain-containing protein: MMIAWQLAAGWLVVALAMTLAWAWQRQTRNASVVDVVWTLSTGALAVYYSLIASGDFSRRMIVAALFATWSLRLGLHLLPRLFHGVEDRRYQKMRAEYGTAADWRFFLFFQTQAVVAPLFASVALIAGNAPGELSLFDFAGSTLAVIAIAGEWLGDRQLAAFRRENKGSQKVCDVGLWRYTRHPNYFFEWMFWCALVLLSVSFSWWWLTLGPPLAMFYFLNFVTGIPPAEAQSLASRGDAYRDYQRRTSAFFPWPPSRGR; this comes from the coding sequence ATGATGATCGCGTGGCAACTCGCCGCGGGTTGGCTCGTCGTCGCGCTGGCCATGACGCTGGCGTGGGCCTGGCAACGGCAGACTCGCAATGCGAGCGTCGTGGATGTGGTTTGGACGCTGAGCACGGGTGCGCTGGCAGTTTACTATTCGCTGATAGCGAGCGGGGATTTCAGTCGTCGAATGATTGTCGCGGCGTTGTTCGCCACGTGGTCGCTACGACTCGGTTTGCATCTGCTGCCGAGGCTGTTCCATGGCGTAGAAGATCGGCGCTATCAAAAGATGCGTGCGGAATATGGAACTGCCGCAGATTGGCGTTTCTTTTTGTTCTTTCAAACGCAGGCCGTCGTCGCGCCGTTGTTTGCGTCGGTGGCGTTGATCGCGGGTAACGCGCCGGGAGAGCTATCGCTGTTTGACTTCGCGGGGAGCACGCTCGCCGTGATTGCCATCGCCGGCGAATGGCTTGGCGATCGGCAGTTGGCGGCGTTTCGTCGCGAGAACAAAGGCTCGCAGAAGGTTTGCGATGTCGGCTTGTGGCGCTACACGCGTCATCCGAACTACTTTTTCGAATGGATGTTCTGGTGCGCACTGGTGCTGCTGAGCGTCTCTTTCAGTTGGTGGTGGCTCACGCTCGGCCCGCCGCTGGCCATGTTTTACTTTTTGAATTTCGTCACTGGCATCCCACCGGCTGAAGCGCAGTCGCTCGCCAGCCGCGGTGATGCTTATCGCGACTACCAGCGTCGCACGAGTGCCTTCTTTCCTTGGCCACCGTCGCGCGGTCGGTGA
- a CDS encoding TolC family protein, whose amino-acid sequence MLESIAQMENPSIARAASLVEAAKGNWVQVGLAPNPTTGYEGQQLGSGGRAEQQGVYVEQELVRGGKLRINREIAAQEIGRANQELTAQLQRVTTDVRILFYQALIAQQQERLTNQLAANAAQNLTASENLLKQKEVGKLDVLQARLEVRNVQILVVNARNRRAAAWQSLTTVVGRPHWQMQNLVGNLDAVPQHTWQQALHTLLGSSPEIAIAMTNIERARWQAERARIEKTPNITVRGMVNVIDNGINGDPDGTVAIGLPLPLWNRNQGALVQAQHQAAAAERALEQLELSLQNRLAPVFERYSNALNQVKEYRENILPAAQESLDLSRLLYQAGEAGFLNLLTAQRTYAQTNLAYLDALRDLRTAAAEIEGLLLSNSLQAGGQ is encoded by the coding sequence ATGCTGGAATCCATCGCCCAGATGGAGAATCCCTCGATTGCCCGAGCCGCGTCGCTGGTCGAAGCCGCCAAAGGCAACTGGGTTCAAGTCGGTCTCGCTCCGAATCCGACGACCGGCTACGAAGGGCAACAACTTGGTAGTGGCGGCAGGGCCGAACAACAGGGGGTTTATGTGGAACAGGAATTGGTTCGTGGTGGCAAGCTACGGATCAATCGCGAGATCGCCGCCCAAGAAATCGGCCGTGCAAATCAGGAGCTCACAGCTCAACTGCAACGCGTCACCACGGACGTGCGAATCTTGTTCTATCAGGCGTTGATTGCCCAACAGCAGGAGCGACTTACGAATCAATTGGCCGCAAATGCGGCCCAAAATCTGACTGCGTCGGAAAATCTTCTCAAGCAGAAGGAAGTTGGCAAACTCGACGTATTGCAAGCGCGACTGGAAGTACGCAATGTGCAAATTCTGGTCGTGAATGCTCGGAACCGGCGAGCAGCCGCTTGGCAAAGTCTGACCACGGTAGTGGGGCGACCACATTGGCAGATGCAGAATTTGGTTGGAAATCTCGATGCCGTGCCGCAGCACACCTGGCAGCAAGCGTTGCATACGCTGCTGGGAAGTAGTCCCGAGATTGCGATCGCCATGACAAACATCGAGCGTGCCCGCTGGCAAGCCGAACGTGCTCGCATTGAGAAGACTCCGAATATCACCGTTCGCGGGATGGTGAATGTGATTGATAACGGCATTAACGGCGACCCCGATGGCACCGTTGCCATCGGTCTGCCGTTGCCGCTGTGGAACCGCAACCAAGGAGCGCTCGTTCAGGCCCAGCATCAGGCTGCTGCCGCCGAACGTGCGCTTGAGCAACTGGAACTGAGTTTGCAGAATCGGCTGGCGCCGGTCTTTGAGCGTTACTCGAACGCGCTCAACCAAGTGAAGGAGTATCGCGAGAACATCTTGCCTGCAGCGCAGGAATCACTCGATCTCAGTCGCCTGCTTTATCAAGCTGGCGAAGCGGGCTTTCTGAATTTGCTGACCGCGCAACGAACATATGCGCAGACAAATCTGGCTTACCTCGATGCCCTGCGAGATTTGCGTACCGCCGCGGCGGAAATTGAAGGGCTGTTACTTTCCAACAGCTTGCAAGCAGGAGGCCAATGA
- a CDS encoding ABC transporter permease yields the protein MFKFTPYVFKSLWRHRGRTMLTVTGSAVALFVFCFVGAVQQGLERLTSSKEAERTLVVFQENRFCPASSKLPEDYTRTVLKMPGVKDVVPIKVFTNNCRASLDVVVFNGLPPEKLRTARKLELQSGNWADFDSRTDAAIVGQSIAARRKLKAGEKFTIGDVTVSIVGTFQSTVAAEDNFIYTHLDFLQRARGKSAVGTVTQLEVQLAEGAKADEISRAIDAEFRSGPVATTTRSKGVFQRDTLADLAELIGFAHYLGYACVGLVLALVATTTVMAVQDRIKEHAVLQTLGLRPARIFRLVLAESVLQSIAGGVLGMGCGTLLLFLGGFAIGAEGVTIAFQPSAEVATLGLLVSVIVGLLAGIIPGWQAAGTEIVKALRHA from the coding sequence ATGTTCAAATTCACCCCCTACGTATTCAAAAGCCTGTGGCGGCATCGCGGCCGTACCATGTTGACGGTTACCGGTTCCGCCGTGGCGCTGTTCGTCTTCTGTTTCGTCGGCGCTGTGCAGCAGGGATTGGAACGCCTGACCAGCAGCAAAGAAGCGGAACGCACACTGGTAGTTTTTCAAGAGAACCGTTTCTGTCCGGCCAGCAGCAAACTGCCTGAAGATTACACCCGCACCGTGCTGAAGATGCCCGGCGTGAAAGATGTGGTGCCGATCAAAGTGTTCACCAACAACTGCCGCGCCAGCCTCGACGTGGTGGTGTTTAATGGCCTGCCGCCCGAAAAGCTGCGCACCGCGCGCAAACTGGAACTGCAGTCGGGCAACTGGGCCGACTTCGATTCACGCACCGATGCCGCCATCGTAGGCCAGTCGATTGCCGCCCGTCGAAAACTAAAAGCGGGAGAGAAGTTTACGATTGGGGACGTCACCGTTTCGATTGTCGGTACGTTTCAATCCACCGTGGCCGCCGAAGATAACTTCATCTACACCCATCTCGACTTCTTGCAGCGAGCGCGCGGCAAATCGGCCGTAGGCACTGTAACGCAGCTCGAAGTGCAACTCGCGGAAGGTGCGAAGGCGGATGAGATCAGCCGAGCCATCGACGCCGAGTTTCGCAGCGGACCGGTGGCAACAACAACGAGGTCGAAAGGTGTCTTCCAGCGCGACACGCTGGCGGACCTTGCTGAACTTATTGGTTTCGCACATTACCTAGGCTACGCCTGCGTCGGCCTGGTGCTGGCGCTGGTTGCAACAACGACCGTCATGGCCGTTCAAGATCGCATCAAAGAGCATGCCGTACTGCAGACGCTCGGTTTGCGGCCGGCCAGAATCTTTCGCCTCGTCCTGGCGGAAAGCGTTTTGCAGAGTATCGCCGGAGGTGTCCTCGGCATGGGCTGTGGCACCTTGCTGTTGTTTCTGGGCGGCTTCGCCATTGGCGCTGAGGGGGTAACGATTGCGTTTCAGCCCTCGGCCGAAGTAGCCACACTCGGTCTACTGGTTTCAGTCATTGTGGGTTTGCTCGCGGGAATCATTCCTGGTTGGCAAGCCGCGGGTACGGAAATTGTCAAAGCACTGCGTCATGCGTGA
- a CDS encoding SAM-dependent methyltransferase — MFQKWFHHFYRQAVLARLRAWRVGRLTIVDGSEVFHFGDSNESGSATLRVHAPGFYQRVACGGGLGAAEAFMDGDWSCDDLVGLIRLCIQNPAVATGLDGGVARWSQWVALWKHWLRRNNRANSQRNIHEHYDLGNEFFQLFLDETLNYSCGVFRDRNSEMLDASLEKMDSVCRKLDLRSDDEVLEIGTGWGALAAHIAQRYGCQVRTTTISREQASFARERMREQGMESLVTVDLKDYRDLEGTYDKLVSIEMIEAVGRQYLDGYFERCSRLLRPDGLMVLQGIVMRDQVAARHAAGVDFIGKYIFPGGFLPSVAEIGDSLARVTDLRVCDLEEMSPHYVRTLRAWRERFWDNIEDVRRLGFDNRFIRMWDYYLQYCEAAFAERQVNVVQLVLAKPRYQLPDDDACKTIRAGSSRRREESVR, encoded by the coding sequence ATGTTTCAAAAATGGTTTCATCATTTCTACCGCCAGGCAGTTCTTGCGCGGCTGCGAGCCTGGCGAGTCGGGCGTTTGACGATTGTCGATGGCAGCGAAGTGTTTCACTTTGGCGATTCCAACGAATCCGGCTCTGCGACGCTGCGCGTGCATGCTCCCGGTTTTTATCAGCGCGTTGCTTGCGGCGGCGGCTTGGGGGCAGCCGAAGCGTTTATGGATGGCGACTGGTCGTGTGATGATCTGGTTGGCTTGATTCGACTCTGCATCCAAAATCCCGCCGTGGCCACGGGACTCGATGGCGGCGTAGCTCGTTGGTCGCAATGGGTCGCGCTCTGGAAACACTGGCTGCGCCGAAACAACCGCGCAAACTCGCAGCGGAATATTCACGAGCACTACGATCTGGGGAACGAATTCTTTCAGCTGTTTCTCGACGAGACGTTGAACTATTCCTGCGGCGTGTTTCGCGATCGCAATTCGGAAATGCTCGATGCTTCGCTGGAAAAAATGGACAGCGTCTGCCGTAAGCTCGATTTGCGGAGCGACGACGAAGTGCTGGAGATCGGCACCGGTTGGGGTGCGCTGGCTGCACACATTGCGCAGCGCTATGGCTGCCAGGTGCGAACCACTACGATTTCGCGCGAGCAGGCGAGCTTTGCTCGCGAGCGCATGCGCGAGCAAGGTATGGAGTCGTTAGTGACCGTCGATCTCAAGGATTATCGCGATCTGGAGGGGACGTACGACAAGCTCGTTTCGATCGAGATGATCGAAGCCGTTGGGCGACAATATCTCGATGGTTATTTCGAACGCTGCAGCCGATTGCTGCGGCCCGATGGTTTGATGGTGTTGCAAGGGATTGTGATGCGCGATCAGGTGGCGGCGCGTCACGCGGCCGGCGTCGACTTCATCGGCAAGTACATTTTTCCTGGCGGTTTTTTGCCATCGGTGGCGGAGATTGGCGACTCGCTCGCGCGGGTCACGGATTTGCGAGTCTGCGATTTGGAAGAAATGTCGCCGCATTACGTGCGCACGCTGCGGGCCTGGCGTGAGCGCTTTTGGGATAACATCGAAGACGTTCGTCGCCTTGGTTTCGACAATCGCTTCATACGGATGTGGGACTACTATCTCCAATACTGCGAAGCCGCATTTGCCGAGCGGCAGGTGAATGTGGTGCAGTTGGTTCTGGCGAAACCTCGCTATCAATTGCCCGATGACGATGCTTGCAAAACGATCCGAGCCGGCAGTTCGCGACGGCGCGAGGAATCGGTGCGATGA
- a CDS encoding aldo/keto reductase — translation MQTRKLGNSDLNITPLGFGAWAIGGGGWAFGWGPQDDADSIAAIHEALDCGLNWIDTAAVYGLGHSEEVVAKALAGVAAARRPYVFTKCARVWDESRQIGKSLKADSIRRECEASLRRLKVDVIDLYQIHWPEPPEDIDEGWQAVQQLKQAGKIRWAGVSNFSAAQMAQISAHGPITSLQPPYSMLRRDIEADILPYCAQHNIGTLVYSPMQSGLLTGAWTKERHDALPADDWRREKNKQFQEPLFSRNLRLVEILRTIGRPHQKSPGEVAIAWTLRQPAVTAAIVGARKPGQLSQLTGAADWRLSGDEEKLIEQFLIENPG, via the coding sequence ATGCAAACCCGCAAACTCGGCAATTCAGACCTGAACATCACTCCCCTCGGCTTCGGGGCCTGGGCGATTGGCGGTGGTGGTTGGGCGTTCGGCTGGGGACCGCAGGACGACGCCGATTCGATCGCCGCCATCCACGAAGCCCTCGATTGCGGCCTGAATTGGATCGACACCGCTGCCGTCTACGGCCTCGGTCACAGCGAAGAAGTGGTTGCCAAAGCGCTCGCCGGTGTCGCCGCTGCCCGCCGACCTTATGTCTTCACCAAGTGCGCTCGCGTCTGGGACGAGAGCCGCCAGATCGGCAAAAGTTTAAAAGCCGACAGCATCCGCCGTGAATGCGAAGCCAGTCTGCGTCGGCTGAAGGTCGACGTCATCGACCTCTATCAAATCCACTGGCCTGAACCGCCCGAAGACATCGATGAAGGTTGGCAAGCCGTGCAGCAACTCAAACAAGCCGGCAAAATCCGCTGGGCCGGCGTCTCGAATTTCAGCGCCGCCCAAATGGCTCAGATCTCCGCGCACGGCCCGATCACCTCGCTGCAACCGCCCTACTCCATGCTCCGCCGCGACATCGAAGCCGACATTCTTCCCTACTGCGCCCAGCACAACATCGGCACGCTGGTCTACTCACCGATGCAATCAGGCCTGCTCACCGGCGCCTGGACAAAGGAACGCCACGACGCCCTTCCCGCCGACGACTGGCGTCGCGAAAAGAACAAGCAATTCCAAGAACCTCTCTTCAGCCGCAACCTCCGCCTGGTCGAAATCCTGCGCACCATCGGCCGCCCCCACCAAAAATCCCCCGGCGAAGTCGCCATCGCCTGGACCCTCCGCCAACCCGCCGTCACCGCAGCAATCGTCGGCGCGCGAAAACCCGGCCAACTCAGCCAACTAACCGGTGCCGCCGATTGGCGATTGTCTGGAGATGAAGAGAAACTGATTGAACAGTTCTTGATTGAGAACCCGGGGTAG
- a CDS encoding PAS domain-containing hybrid sensor histidine kinase/response regulator: MDPTADAVVENRQLRRTMRDLVALSTLPAIWTGLGPEGIVRSLADALLGMLTLEFAYVRCAGPTAQSPLEVIRTRQRGDSQELIEIVRAVSDSATTEKPISIPDPAGNGTLLVAVTRFGIGEDCGVLVTASRTAEYPSERDRLLLGVGANQTSIVLGRLRTEAALRAREDRYRVLVTATADVVYRMSADWSEMQPLDGRGLVASNSAPIRNWLTKNIPESEHDVVRETFGAAIANRQTFELEHRVYRPDGSVGWTFSRAVPIVDAEGQIIEWFGTARDVTAQRQASEVLTRATAATDRQRRLYEAILSGTPDLIYIFGLDYSVLYANDALLAMWGRTMADTIGKGLLELGYEPWHAEMHWREIDQVRATKQPIRGEVPFNGTNGRRIYDYIFVPVFDADGEVEAVAGTTRDVTDRKNMEDELRRLAATLSDADHRKDEFLATLAHELRNPLAPIRNGLQILKLVQNDPESREQSRAMMERQVDQLVRLVDDLLDVSRISRGKMELRREHVLLVDVLASAVETSRPLIEQMGHELTITPPTQTVIVDGDLTRLAQVFLNLLNNAAKYSERGGRITLTAELRGTNVVVSVRDTGIGIAPEQLPRIFEMFSQVDQSLEKSQGGLGIGLTLVRRLVEMHGGSVEARSEGPGRGSEFIVQLPVVVADSAVPTKKNESTSKSSLRILIVDDNRDSAMSLAKMLKYLGNETHTANDGEEAIAATTEFEPQVILLDIGLPKLNGYEACRRIRKLPRGQEMLIIAQTGWGQEEDRQRTRDAGFDHHLVKPVEISKLMKLLADWVPNPPS; encoded by the coding sequence ATGGACCCTACTGCCGACGCCGTTGTCGAAAATCGTCAACTGCGGCGCACCATGCGCGATCTGGTTGCCCTCTCCACCTTGCCCGCGATCTGGACGGGCCTGGGGCCGGAAGGAATCGTCCGCAGCCTAGCCGATGCGCTGTTAGGGATGCTGACGCTTGAGTTCGCGTATGTGCGCTGCGCTGGGCCCACGGCACAGAGTCCGCTGGAAGTCATCCGCACGCGGCAGCGCGGCGACTCTCAGGAATTAATCGAAATCGTGCGTGCTGTGTCAGACAGCGCCACGACAGAAAAGCCGATCAGCATTCCCGATCCTGCCGGCAATGGCACACTGCTGGTCGCCGTTACCCGTTTCGGGATTGGTGAAGACTGCGGTGTACTAGTCACGGCGAGTCGGACGGCAGAATACCCCAGCGAGCGCGATCGGCTGTTGCTCGGCGTCGGAGCCAATCAAACCTCCATCGTGCTGGGACGGTTGCGAACCGAGGCAGCACTGCGGGCTCGCGAAGATCGTTATCGCGTGCTGGTGACCGCGACAGCGGATGTCGTCTATCGGATGAGTGCCGACTGGTCGGAAATGCAACCGCTCGATGGGCGGGGCCTGGTGGCCAGCAATTCGGCGCCGATTCGCAATTGGCTGACGAAGAACATTCCCGAGTCGGAACACGATGTAGTGCGAGAAACCTTCGGGGCCGCGATTGCAAATCGGCAGACGTTCGAATTGGAACATCGCGTCTATCGCCCCGATGGCAGTGTGGGGTGGACGTTTTCGCGAGCGGTGCCCATTGTCGATGCTGAGGGACAAATCATCGAATGGTTTGGAACCGCACGCGATGTGACCGCACAGCGGCAGGCCAGCGAAGTTCTCACGCGGGCCACCGCGGCCACCGATCGGCAGCGCCGGCTGTATGAAGCCATCCTATCGGGAACGCCCGATCTGATTTATATCTTCGGCCTCGACTACAGCGTGCTCTACGCAAACGATGCACTCCTCGCGATGTGGGGCCGCACGATGGCCGACACAATCGGCAAGGGCTTGCTCGAACTCGGTTATGAACCGTGGCACGCCGAGATGCATTGGCGCGAGATCGATCAGGTGCGCGCGACCAAACAACCGATCCGCGGCGAAGTGCCCTTCAACGGTACGAACGGCAGGCGCATCTACGATTATATTTTCGTCCCTGTGTTCGATGCCGACGGCGAAGTGGAAGCCGTGGCCGGCACCACGCGCGACGTAACCGATCGCAAAAACATGGAGGACGAACTGCGCCGCCTGGCCGCGACGTTGTCCGATGCCGATCATCGCAAGGACGAATTCCTGGCCACGCTCGCACACGAACTGCGCAACCCGCTAGCGCCCATTCGCAACGGCTTGCAGATTCTCAAGCTGGTGCAGAACGATCCCGAGTCGCGCGAGCAATCGCGGGCGATGATGGAACGGCAAGTCGATCAGCTGGTGCGACTGGTCGACGATCTGCTCGATGTCAGCCGCATCAGTCGCGGCAAAATGGAGCTTCGTCGCGAGCACGTGCTGCTGGTCGATGTGCTGGCCAGCGCCGTCGAAACGAGTCGTCCGCTGATCGAGCAAATGGGTCACGAGCTAACGATCACGCCGCCCACTCAAACAGTGATTGTCGATGGCGATCTCACGCGACTCGCGCAAGTCTTTTTGAATCTGCTCAATAACGCAGCCAAGTACAGCGAGCGCGGAGGCCGAATTACGCTGACAGCCGAACTAAGAGGGACGAATGTCGTCGTGTCGGTGCGTGATACGGGCATCGGGATCGCACCCGAGCAATTGCCGCGGATTTTTGAGATGTTCTCGCAAGTCGATCAATCGCTGGAGAAATCGCAGGGTGGCTTGGGGATCGGGCTGACACTGGTCCGCCGCCTGGTCGAAATGCACGGCGGCAGTGTTGAAGCCCGCAGCGAAGGGCCGGGCCGCGGGAGTGAGTTCATCGTGCAACTGCCAGTTGTCGTGGCAGATTCAGCGGTGCCGACAAAGAAAAATGAATCGACCAGCAAGTCCTCGCTGCGAATCTTGATTGTTGATGACAATCGCGACAGCGCGATGAGCCTTGCCAAGATGCTTAAGTATTTGGGGAATGAAACGCACACCGCTAACGACGGCGAAGAAGCGATCGCCGCGACCACGGAGTTCGAGCCGCAGGTGATTCTGCTCGACATCGGCCTGCCGAAACTCAACGGCTATGAAGCCTGCCGTCGCATTCGCAAACTGCCACGCGGCCAAGAGATGCTGATCATCGCCCAAACCGGCTGGGGGCAGGAAGAAGATCGCCAGCGAACGCGCGACGCCGGCTTCGATCATCACCTGGTGAAGCCCGTCGAGATTTCGAAGCTGATGAAACTCCTCGCGGATTGGGTGCCGAATCCGCCGAGCTAA
- a CDS encoding heavy metal translocating P-type ATPase, with protein sequence MNRYFKIHGMDCAEEVAILKGEIGPLVGGEQFLTFEVLNARMGVTVPEDQVATAEIIKVVAGTGMTAEVWRETKGDAPATGFWSHNGQAILTLTSGILGLLGFALQVQASGSVAAAFGFAEQAGPVATPILAQLCFSLSILAGVWHFLPKAWYSLARFRPDMNLLMTVAIAGAVTIGEWSEAATVAFLFSVSLLLESWSVGRARRAIAALMSLAPPTVRVAGRDGAEREVPPEQVNVGDLFLVKPGERIALDGVIAQGSSDVNQASITGESVPVSKLPGAEVYAGTINGDGALQVTSTKIASDTTLARIIRMVGDSQSKRAQSEQWVETFARYYTPSVMAAALAVLVIPPLLLGGQWHVWFYNSLVLLVIACPCALVISTPVSIVAAIATAARQGVLIKGGVFVEVPAHLKAIALDKTGTLTAGKPAVVEVVPLNGHSEEELLQRAAAMESHSDHPLALAILRYAAEKKVVAAAAEDFQILQGKGATAKFDGRPFWLGSHRYLEERGQETSEIHERLETLSSAGRSVVVIGNETHVCGMIALADQLRPETQQVISALRAQGIEHLIMLTGDNRATAAAIAQATGIDEFRAELLPADKVKAIEELLQKYGQVAMVGDGVNDAPALGRATLGIAMGAVGSDAAIETADVALMSDDLSKVAWLIGHSRRALAIIRQNIFASLVIKVLFVVLTLAGFASLWAAIAADAGVSLLVVFNGLRLLNAGQGSPQSRQPSSD encoded by the coding sequence ATGAACCGTTATTTCAAAATCCACGGGATGGACTGCGCTGAAGAGGTAGCCATTCTCAAAGGAGAAATTGGCCCCCTCGTTGGCGGCGAGCAATTCCTGACGTTCGAAGTTCTCAACGCTCGAATGGGAGTAACGGTTCCCGAGGACCAAGTAGCCACGGCAGAAATCATCAAGGTCGTTGCCGGAACCGGCATGACCGCCGAGGTCTGGCGGGAGACGAAGGGTGATGCACCGGCAACCGGTTTCTGGTCGCACAATGGGCAAGCAATCCTCACCCTGACTTCGGGGATACTTGGTCTGCTGGGTTTCGCGCTTCAAGTCCAAGCATCCGGAAGCGTTGCTGCCGCCTTTGGCTTTGCTGAGCAGGCCGGGCCAGTTGCGACACCGATTCTCGCGCAGTTGTGTTTCAGCCTAAGCATCCTCGCAGGTGTCTGGCACTTTCTGCCGAAGGCGTGGTACTCCCTAGCACGCTTCCGGCCAGACATGAATTTGCTAATGACCGTCGCCATCGCCGGTGCGGTCACGATCGGCGAATGGTCGGAAGCGGCGACAGTTGCCTTTTTGTTCTCGGTGTCGCTGTTGCTTGAATCGTGGAGCGTGGGACGTGCCCGCCGAGCGATTGCCGCATTGATGAGTTTAGCGCCGCCAACGGTCAGGGTAGCTGGAAGGGACGGCGCCGAGCGAGAGGTTCCGCCTGAGCAAGTAAATGTTGGGGATCTATTCCTCGTTAAGCCCGGCGAGCGGATTGCCCTGGATGGCGTCATCGCTCAAGGGAGCAGCGATGTGAACCAGGCTTCGATCACCGGCGAAAGCGTGCCGGTCAGCAAATTGCCAGGTGCTGAAGTTTATGCCGGCACAATCAACGGCGACGGCGCTCTGCAGGTGACTTCGACGAAGATTGCCAGCGATACGACGCTGGCCCGCATCATTCGCATGGTCGGCGATTCGCAATCGAAGCGTGCTCAATCCGAACAGTGGGTAGAGACGTTTGCTCGATATTACACTCCCAGCGTCATGGCGGCGGCGCTCGCGGTACTTGTCATTCCGCCGCTCCTCCTGGGCGGTCAATGGCACGTCTGGTTCTACAACTCGCTCGTGTTGCTCGTCATTGCCTGTCCCTGCGCACTTGTGATTTCCACGCCGGTGAGCATTGTCGCTGCCATTGCAACCGCTGCACGTCAGGGCGTGCTGATCAAAGGTGGGGTGTTCGTTGAGGTTCCCGCTCATCTCAAAGCCATCGCTCTTGATAAGACCGGCACGCTGACTGCGGGAAAGCCCGCAGTGGTAGAAGTCGTACCCCTCAATGGACATTCGGAGGAAGAGTTGTTGCAGCGCGCTGCAGCGATGGAGTCACACAGCGATCACCCGCTGGCGCTCGCGATATTGCGCTATGCCGCCGAGAAGAAGGTCGTCGCGGCAGCGGCAGAAGATTTTCAGATTCTCCAAGGCAAAGGAGCCACAGCGAAGTTCGATGGCCGGCCATTTTGGCTGGGCAGTCATCGCTATTTGGAGGAGCGTGGGCAGGAGACATCGGAAATTCACGAACGCCTCGAAACCCTGTCAAGCGCCGGCCGGTCAGTGGTGGTCATCGGAAACGAAACCCATGTCTGCGGGATGATTGCTCTTGCGGACCAGCTTCGTCCCGAGACTCAGCAAGTTATTTCTGCATTACGGGCACAGGGAATCGAACATCTGATCATGCTTACCGGCGATAACAGGGCCACAGCCGCCGCAATTGCACAAGCTACTGGCATTGACGAGTTTCGTGCGGAATTGCTGCCCGCCGACAAGGTCAAGGCGATCGAGGAACTGTTGCAAAAGTACGGCCAGGTCGCGATGGTGGGCGACGGTGTGAACGATGCTCCCGCCCTCGGTCGCGCTACCTTGGGAATCGCCATGGGCGCCGTCGGCAGCGACGCAGCCATCGAAACTGCCGATGTCGCACTGATGAGCGATGACCTGTCGAAAGTTGCTTGGCTCATCGGACATTCACGACGAGCACTCGCGATCATCCGCCAAAACATTTTCGCGTCGCTGGTGATCAAAGTTCTATTCGTCGTGCTCACCCTCGCTGGATTTGCATCCCTCTGGGCCGCAATTGCTGCCGATGCGGGCGTCTCCCTGCTGGTCGTATTCAACGGCTTGCGTTTGTTGAATGCCGGGCAGGGAAGTCCGCAATCGAGGCAACCTTCGAGCGATTAG